A stretch of DNA from Erwinia aphidicola:
AGACAGGTGCTGCATGGCTGTCGTCAGCTCGTGTTGTGAAATGTTGGGTTAAGTCCCGCAACGAGCGCAACCCTTATCCTTTGTTGCCAGCGAGTAATGTCGGGAACTCAAAGGAGACTGCCGGTGATAAACCGGAGGAAGGTGGGGATGACGTCAAGTCATCATGGCCCTTACGGCCAGGGCTACACACGTGCTACAATGGCGCATACAAAGAGAAGCGACCTCGCGAGAGCAAGCGGACCTCATAAAGTGCGTCGTAGTCCGGATCGGAGTCTGCAACTCGACTCCGTGAAGTCGGAATCGCTAGTAATCGTAGATCAGAATGCTACGGTGAATACGTTCCCGGGCCTTGTACACACCGCCCGTCACACCATGGGAGTGGGTTGCAAAAGAAGTAGGTAGCTTAACCTTCGGGAGGGCGCTTACCACTTTGTGATTCATGACTGGGGTGAAGTCGTAACAAGGTAACCGTAGGGGAACCTGCGGTTGGATCACCTCCTTACCTGAAGATACCTTCCCGCGTAGTGCTCACACAGATTGTCTGATGAACGTAACGAGCAAAATGTAGTATCAGAGTCCCCATCGTCTAGAGGCCCAGGACACTGCCCTTTCACGGCTGTAACAGGGGTTCGAATCCCCTTGGGGACGCCATACCGGTAACGAAGTGAAAGTCGTTATCACCGTATCTCAAAACTGACTTTTTGGAGTCACGTTTGAGATATTTGCTCTTTAACAATCCGGAACAAGCTGAAAATTGAAACGACGCGTCGTATTCATTCTCCGTAATAAGAATGAAGTTAACGATGCGTTCGAGTCTCTCAAATGCTCACGACAGCATGCTGTCCTTCGGGACGCTTGTGGGTTGTGAGGTTAAGCGACTAAGCGTACACGGTGGATGCCTAGGCAGTCAGAGGCGATGAAGGGCGTGCTAATCTGCGATAAGCGTCGGTAAGGTGATATGAACCGCAATAACCGACGATACCCGAATGGGGAAACCCAGTGTGATACGTCACACTATCATGTCATGAATACATAGTGGCATGAGGCGAACCGGGGGAACTGAAACATCTAAGTACCCCGAGGAAAAGAAATCAACCGAGATTCCCCCAGTAGCGGCGAGCGAACGGGGAACAGCCCAGAACCTGAATCAGCTTGTGCATTAGTGGAAGCGTCTGGAAAGTCGCAGGGTACAGGGTGATACTCCCGTACACAAAAATGCACTTGCTGTGAGTTCGATGAGTAGGGCGGGACACGTGACATCCTGTCTGAATATGGGGGGACCATCCTCCAAGGCTAAATACTCCTGACTGACCGATAGTGAACCAGTACCGTGAGGGAAAGGCGAAAAGAACCCCGGCGAGGGGAGTGAAACAGAACCTGAAACCGTGTACGTACAAGCAGTGGGAGCACCTTCGTGGTGTGACTGCGTACCTTTTGTATAATGGGTCAGCGACTTATATTCTGTAGCAAGGTTAACCGTATAGGGGAGCCGCAGGGAAACCGAGTCTTAACTGGGCGTTAAGTTGCAGGGTATAGACCCGAAACCCGGTGATCTAGCCATGGGCAGGTTGAAGGTTGGGTAACACTAACTGGAGGACCGAACCGACTAATGTTGAAAAATTAGCGGATGACTTGTGGCTGGGGGTGAAAGGCCAATCAAACCGGGAGATAGCTGGTTCTCCCCGAAAGCTATTTAGGTAGCGCCTCGTGAACTCATCTTCGGGGGTAGAGCACTGTTTCGGCTAGGGGGCCATCCCGGCTTACCAACCCGATGCAAACTGCGAATACCGAAGAATGTTATCACGGGAGACACACGGCGGGTGCTAACGTCCGTCGTGAAGAGGGAAACAACCCAGACCGCCAGCTAAGGTCCCAAAGTCATGGTTAAGTGGGAAACGATGTGGGAAGGCACAGACAGCCAGGATGTTGGCTTAGAAGCAGCCATCATTTAAAGAAAGCGTAATAGCTCACTGGTCGAGTCGGCCTGCGCGGAAGATGTAACGGGGCTAAACCATGCACCGAAGCTGCGGCAGCGGCGCGTAAGCGTTGTTGGGTAGGGGAGCGTTCTGTAAGCCGTTGAAGGTGTGCTGTGAGGCATGCTGGAGGTATCAGAAGTGCGAATGCTGACATAAGTAACGATAAAGCGGGTGAAAAGCCCGCTCGCCGGAAGACCAAGGGTTCCTGTCCAACGTTAATCGGGGCAGGGTGAGTCGACCCCTAAGGCGAGGCCGAAAGGCGTAGTCGATGGGAAACGGGTTAATATTCCCGTACTCGGTGTTACTGCGAAGGGGGGACGGAGAAGGCTATGTTGGCCGGGCGACGGTTGTCCCGGTTTAAGCGTGTAGGCTTGAGTTCCAGGCAAATCCGGAACTCTTTAAGGCTGAGGCGTGACGACGAGGCACTACGGTGCTGAAGTAACAAATGCCCTGCTTCCAGGAAAAGCCTCTAAGCATCAGGTAACATCGAATCGTACCCCAAACCGACACAGGTGGTCAGGTAGAGAATACCAAGGCGCTTGAGAGAACTCGGGTGAAGGAACTAGGCAAAATGGTGCCGTAACTTCGGGAGAAGGCACGCTGTCGGTAGGTGAACCCCCTCGCGGGTGGAGCCGAAGGCAGTCGAAGATACCAGCTGGCTGCAACTGTTTATTAAAAACACAGCACTGTGCAAACACGAAAGTGGACGTATACGGTGTGACGCCTGCCCGGTGCCGGAAGGTTAATTGATGGGGTTATCCGCAAGGAGAAGCTCTTGATCGAAGCCCCGGTAAACGGCGGCCGTAACTATAACGGTCCTAAGGTAGCGAAATTCCTTGTCGGGTAAGTTCCGACCTGCACGAATGGCGTAATGATGGCCAGGCTGTCTCCACCCGAGACTCAGTGAAATTGAACTCGCTGTGAAGATGCAGTGTACCCGCGGCAAGACGGAAAGACCCCGTGAACCTTTACTACAGCTTGACACTGAACATTGAGCCTTGATGTGTAGGATAGGTGGGAGGCTTTGAAGCGTGGACGCCAGTCTGCGTGGAGCCAACCTTGAAATACCACCCTTTAACGTTTGATGTTCTAACCTGGCGCCGTGATCCGGCGTGGGGACAGTGTCTGGTGGGTAGTTTGACTGGGGCGGTCTCCTCCTAAAGAGTAACGGAGGAGCACGAAGGTTAGCTAATCACGGTCGGACATCGTGAGGTTAGTGCAATGGCATAAGCTAGCTTGACTGCGAGAGTGACGGCTCGAGCAGGTGCGAAAGCAGGTCATAGTGATCCGGTGGTTCTGAATGGAAGGGCCATCGCTCAACGGATAAAAGGTACTCCGGGGATAACAGGCTGATACCGCCCAAGAGTTCATATCGACGGCGGTGTTTGGCACCTCGATGTCGGCTCATCACATCCTGGGGCTGAAGTAGGTCCCAAGGGTACGGCTGTTCGCCGTTTAAAGTGGTACGCGAGCTGGGTTTAGAACGTCGTGAGACAGTTCGGTCCCTATCTGCCGTGGGCGCTGGAGAATTGAGAGGGGTTGCTCCTAGTACGAGAGGACCGGAGTGAACGCACCACTGGTGTTCGGGTTGTCATGCCAATGGCATTGCCCGGTAGCTAAGTGCGGAAAAGATAAGCGCTGAAAGCATCTAAGCGCGAAACTTGCCTCGAGATGAATTCTCCCTGACTCCTTGAGAGTCCTGAAGGGACGTTGAAGACTACGACGTTGATAGGCCGGGTGTGTAAGCGCAGCGATGCGTTGAGCTAACCGGTACTAATGACCCGTGAGGCTTAACCTTACAACGCCAGAAGCGTTCTGGTGTGCGTTATGAGAGACGCAAAAGAGATTTTCAGCCTGTTACCGGAATTAAGTCCGAAGTATTTTGCGCTGAGGCAAGGCGGCAAGCGAAGGAAAGGAGGGAGCATACTGAAGTATGTGACTGACTTTGCGAGCGCGGCCAACGCAGCATCAGCACAAAAGACACAGGACAGAGCACAAAGAATTTGCCTGGCGGCTTTAGCGCGGTGGTCCCACCTGACCCCATGCCGAACTCAGAAGTGAAACGCCGTAGCGCCGATGGTAGTGTGGGGCCTCCCCATGCGAGAGTAGGGAACTGCCAGGCATCAATTTAAGACCCGTTTTCGGGTCGTGACCTTACCCCTGACAAGGTAAGGGCGAAACACCTGAAGTCAGACGCCGTCTGAATTCAGTACAGAATCGGTGGAGCGGTAGTTCAGTTGGTTAGAATACCTGCCTGTCACGCAGGGGGTCGCGGGTTCGAGCCCCGTCCGTTCCGCCACTAAAACATGAAGCCCTGACTCATACGAGTCAGGGCTTTTTTGTATTTGAGTTCTTATTTGCATTTCCTTACGCACAATCCCGTCTGAATTACCCTCCTCCGATTGAAAGTACGCAGTAAAGTCCCTATAACTGATAGATGGTAAGCTCATTCAGCAGTAATAAGTACAGGCGGTAACGTGCGGAAAAAAACATATGCCATGAGATACGTAGCAGGGCAGCCAGCGGAGCAAATATTTCCGCCAGGGGCAATGCTGCATGTCGGCCAGGCATTGCCGCCCGGTGCCCCGCTAACGACCGAATCCACCCTGAAGGTACTGGTGTGGAATATCTTCAAGCAGCAGCGCGCCGAGTGGCTGTCGGTATTACAAAACTTTGGCAAAGATGCGCATCTGGTTCTACTGCAGGAGGCACAAACGACGCCTGAGCTGGTGCGTTTCGCCACCACCAATTACCTGGCGGCCGACCAGGTTCCCGCTTTTGTTCTGCCCCAGCATCCTTCTGGCGTCATGACGCTGGCTTCAGCTCATCCGGTCTATTGCTGCCCGCTGCGCGAGCGTGAACCGCTGCTGCGCCTCTCCAAGTCAGCGCTGGTCACCGCTTACCCCTTGCCGGGTGGGCAAATGCTGATGGTGGTCAATATACACGCGGTGAACTTCAGTCTGGGTATTGATGTTTACAGTAAGCAGCTAGGGCCGATCGGTGAGCAGATCTTTCACCATCAGGGCCCGGTGATCATGGCCGGCGATTTTAACGCCTGGAGTCGTCAACGCATCAATGCCCTGTATCGTTTTTCACGCGAAATGGGGCTGCGTGAGGTACGTTTCACCGACGATCACCGTCGCAAAGCCTTTGGGCGTCCGCTGGATTTCGTTTTTTATCGCGGAATGGGAGTGGCAGAAGCTTCTGTACTGGTCACCCGCGCCTCAGATCACAACCCACTGCTGGTAGAATTTAACGCTCATCCGCCATCGCTGGCATAACAGGGAAGCTTCTCGTAATGGCAACAAAACATCATGACAACGTTGATAAACAGTTCGGCGAGCAGGCTAATGCCTACCTGACCAGCGCGGTACATGCCAGCGGTCGGGATTTAGTGCGGCTGGCAGAGCGGCTGTTTGGTGCCTCAGACGCGAAAGTACTGGATATGGGCTGCGGAGCAGGGCATGCGAGCTTTGTTGCCGCTCAGCATGTCAAAGAGGTCATTGCCTACGATCTATCGGAAAAGATGCTGGCGGTAGTGCGCGAGAGTGCGGATGAGCGCGGGTATCACCACCTCAGCACGCAGCAGGGCTATGCCGAGAGCCTGCCATTTGCCGATGCCGCGTTTGATATTGTCATCAGCCGCTACTCCGCACACCACTGGCATGATGTTGGCAGTGCGCTGCGGGAGGTGTGTCGTGTGCTCAAACCCGGCGGCAGAGTGATTTTTATGGACGTCAGCGCACCGGGCAATCCGGTGCTCGATATCTGGTTACAGACGGTAGAGGCGCTACGTGATACCTCGCACGTGCGCGATTACAGCCCTGGGGAGTGGCTGACGCTAATGACCGAAGCCGGGCTGGCCGTGCAGGCTCTCTCGCAGGATAAGTTGGAGCTGGAGTTTAGCAGTTGGACAGCGCGTATGCGCACCCCTGAAGTAATGGTGCAGGCGATAAGGGCTTATCAGCAGGCAGCACCTGACGACGTCCAGAACTACTACGCTCTCAGGCCGGATGGCAGTTTCAGCACCGATATCATCTTTATCGAGGCCCTGCGGCCATAAAAAAAGCCCGTCTGGAGACGGGCTTTTTATTGGGTCTGGTATCGGACTAACTGTCAGGTGTCGCACTATTATCCACAAACAGCGTCAGCTTATCGCCGGGCTGGATGTTCTTAGCACTGTTACTGGCGACGCTATTCCAGCGCACCACATCTTTGATGTTTACGCCGTGACGTTTTGCGATACTGGCCAGAGAATCACCCTTACGTACCTGATAGGTGATGCTGTCGCCGTTATCTGCCAGTCTGTTACTGCTGCTTACGCTCAGCGTCTGCCCCGGTTTGATGCTGGCACCGCGCAAATTGTTTGCCCGCTGCAGATCTTTTACCGGAACGCCAAGACGCTTGGCAATGCCGGACAGCGTGTCACCGTTGCGCACCTTATAGGAGCCGGATGAAACGCTGTTGTTCGCAAGTGAAGTCGGCTGCACCGCTGCGATATCACCGGTCGCCAGTGAGTTACGAAGCTTAGCCACGTTGGACTTCGGTACCATAATGTAGTGAGGACCATTAGGGGCCGTTTTTCCACGCGTGTAGCCGGAGTTAAACGTCTTCATCTTGCTTAGCGACATGCCAGCCATTTCGGCTGCCTGCGTCAATTCAATCTGCTGACCCACTTCAACGCGTGCCAGAGCACGAGATTCGTTGGGAGCGGGCAGACGTATGCCATATCGCTTACTGTTCTTGAGCAGTTGCCCCAGAGCCAGCATTTTTGGCACATAGACCGTCGTTTCTTTTGGCAGCGCTAAAGACCAGAAATCCGTAGGTCGTCCACGGGCTTTATTGGCTTTCATCGCTTTCAGCACGCGTCCTTCACCGCTGTTGTAGGCCGCAACCGTCAGTAACCAGTCACCGTCAAACATACCGTTAAGGCGCTGCATCATATCCAGGGCAACTTTGGTCGATGCCACAACATCGCGTCGTCCGTCATACCACTGGGTCTGCTTAAGACCATAATTTTTACCCGTCTGCGGCACAATCTGCCAGATGCCAGCGGCATTCGCAGATGATGTTGCATGAGGGTCAAAAGCGCTCTCCACTATGGGTAGTAGTACCAGTTCCATCGGCATTTTGCGTTGCTTAATTTGCTCGACAATCCAGTACATATACGGCTCTGCCCGTAATGTTACATCGTGGAGATAGCTCTTGTTCTTCAGGTATTTCTGTTTTTGTTCGCGTATCCGGTAATTATCCGGAACCTTCATCTTCAGCTCGTCGCTAATGAAATTCCACAGATCTTTGTCCTGCGCAAGCGATGTTCCATCATCCTGCCAGCGCGGCGACAACATACTATCTGAGTACTGTCCATTTTCACCTTGACCTGCCGAAGACAAACTCTGTGCATGCTGTTCAGGGATGTTAGCATCATGCCTTGATGCCTGGCACCCTACCAGCAAGACCGAGGCGAGTAATATCGCTTTAGCCTTCATGTGTGTGTCATTGGTTCCGCTTAAAAGACGAGCAATAATACGTGGTAGGTCCCCTCAGCACAACCTAAATTATCAAAAACGGTCTTTCTTCTCGCGTAGAGCCGCAAATACCTGCCACTCATGTTGCGGAGTTGTTTCTAATCCAATAGTGCGTTGTAATTCAACATGTTGCGTTCTTAAAAAAAGATTAATTTTTCGCTCAAAACCCAGTTTTGTAGGCAAACTTACCCCATTTTTTGCGCGTAACTCCTTAATTTCTCGATAGTAGCGGCTTATCTCCGCATCTTGCGGGAAAATGGCCTGCGCAAAGGTTAAATTCGATAACGTATATTCATGGGCGCAACAAACCAGAGTGTCAGCTGGCAGCTGATTAAGCTTTTGAAATGACTGAAACATCTGTTCAGCAGTGCCTTCAAACAGTCTCCCGCAGCCGGCGGAAAAGAGTGTGTCTCCGCAGAAAAGGTAAGGGAAGCTGAAATATGAGATATGTCCTAAAGTGTGGCCCGGCGTAGCATAAATGGTGAAGTTACAGCCTAAAACATCGACGCTATCACCCTCGTTGACGATCGCATTTGCCCCTTTATCTCGGGTTTCTTCCGGCCCATAAACCGTCAGGTCGGGGTAATGAGCCAGCAGCTCCGGCACACCGCCAACGTGATCGTGATGATGGTGCGTAAGCAATATCGCCACCGGCTGCCAGCGGTTTTTTGCCAGGGCACGCAGCACCGGAGCGGCCTCGCCAGGGTCGACAATCAGACAGCGGCCTGCCGCGTCGTTTAACGTCCAGATGTAGTTATCCTGAAGGGCTGGAATGCTGGTAAGATTCATATGATCGCTCCCGTATGCTCGCAATGGAAAGAAGATGGTAAAGCATGAAGCCCGCTAAAACACGTCATATTCGCCATGTGCCAGAGTCATGGTCGCAAATCCCCTGCGGTGAGTATTATCGCGATGCGCTGTCGCATCAGCTGCGCCCCAGCCTGGCTAAATTATATGGTTTTCATCTGCTGAAGGTAGGCAGTCTGAGCGCGGAAATCGATACTGAAAGCTGTGCGATTTCGCATCAGGTTAACGTTGGGTTGAGCGGGGATAATCTGCAGGTTCACGCCGACCCACTAAGCCTGCCCTTTGAGTCTAAATCGGTTGATGCCTGCCTGCTGGCCCATACGCTGGCATGGAGCAGCGATCCGCACCGCGTGTTGCGTGAGGTGGACAGGGTGTTGATCGACGACGGCTGGATGATCATCAGCGGCTTCAATATTTTCAGCGCCCTGGGAGTCGGCAAGCTCATCCCCGGCCTGCACCGTAAGGTGCCGTGGAATAGCCGGATGTTCACCCAGATGCGCCTGATGGACTGGCTGAGCCTGCTGAACTATGAGGTGATACACCGCTCGCGCTTCCAGGTACTGCCGTGGAACCGCCAGGGGGGGAAAGTAATTAGCACCCACCTGCCCGCGCTCGGCTGTTTAAACCTGATCGTCGCGCGTAAGCGTACCTTCCCACTGACCATGAACCCGGCGAAAAAGAGTGCCAGCAAGCGCCAGCTGCACGCCGTGGGTGCTACCAGCCAGTACCGGGAAGGGCGCAGAGGCTGAATGGCATAACGGGACGCCTTCTATCCCGTTCATTCCTTTTGCGTTACGCGCCGGCCTGATAACCCACATCATCAAATGTCGGATTGCCGGCAGCCGCGCGCGCCAGCTCATCGCAGCGCTCGTTTTCTACGTGGCCGGCATGCCCCTTAACCCACTTCCAGTGGATCTCGTGCGTGCTGAGCGCGCTGTCCAGCCGTTGCCATAAATCGACATTTTTAACCGGCTTCTTATCGGCAGTCTTCCAGCCGCGCTTCTTCCAGTTGTGGATCCAGCTGGTGATCCCCTGGCGCACATACTGGCTGTCGGTACTCAGCGTGACGTTACACGGCTGAGTCAGTGCTTCCAGCGCCACAATCGCCGCCATCATCTCCATGCGATTATTGGTGGTGAGATGGAAACCCGCACTGAATGTTTTTTCATGCGAGCCGTAGCGCATAATCGCGCCATAACCGCCGGGGCCTGGATTACCGAGGCACGAACCATCGGTGAAAATTTCTACCTGCTTAAGCATCTCTGGTAGACTCTCCGTAGAAAAACGCCAAGTCTGACATAAACGGGTCCTATGAGCACAGTAAATACAACGCGTCAGATCGTACTCGATACCGAAACCACCGGTATGAACATGATCGGCGTCCATTATGAAGGGCACCGCATCATTGAGATTGGTGCGGTAGAGGTGATCAACCGCCGCCTGACCGGCAACAACTTCCACGTTTACCTCAAGCCCGACCGCCTGGTGGACCCGGAAGCGTTCGGCGTTCACGGTATCGCCGACGAGTTTCTGCTGGATAAACCCACCTTCGCTGACATTGCCGACGACTTCCTTGCCTATATAAAGGGGGCGGAGTTAGTCATCCATAACGCCTCGTTCGATATCGGCTTTATGGATTACGAATTCTCCAAGCTGCAGCGCGGCATTCCGAAGACCGAAACCTTCTGCCAGATCACCGACAGCCTGGCGATGGCGCGCAAGATGTTCCCCGGCAAGCGTAACAGCCTTGATGCCATCTGCTCACGCTATGAGATAGACAACAGCAAGCGCGTCCTGCACGGCGCACTGCTTGACTCCGAAATTCTTGCAGAAGTCTTCCTGATCATGACCGGCGGGCAAACCTCGCTGGCCTTCTCGATGGAAGGGGATCGTGAAGAGCAGAGCGACGGTGAAACCATCTACCGCATCGAACGCCCCGCCTCCGGGCTGCGGGTAGTGCGCGCCAGTGAAGCCGAAGTGGCGGCACACGAGGCGCGTCTTGACCTGGTGCAGAAAAAGGGTGGCAGCTGCTTATGGCGCCCTCAGGAAGAGGCTGACGAGGTATAACGCTTTAAATTTGCATAATAAAACCGCGTGATGGTGAAAAACGCAGCAGTTGATATTAATCCACAGAAAAAGCGTTGACGAACATCTGACTGCCCCGTAATATCCGCCTCGTTCCCGACGGGGAACATCGGTGGAGCGGTAGTTCAGTTGGTTAGAATACCTGCCTGTCACGCAGGGGGTCGCGGGTTCGAGCCCCGTCCGTTCCGCCAAACATTCAGAGAAAGGCCGACTCATAAGAGTCGGCCTTTTTCGTTTCTACGCTGCACTACTCTTTCTGCATCGCCACTTTGGCGTTATAGCCTTTCGCCACGGTCGCCGCCAGGTCACCGCGTGCAATCCAGCGATAGCTCCCGGCACCCAGCGCCACACCGATAAACCAGCTAAAGTTCGCCACGGCATGCAGCGAAGGGATAAAGCTAATCACCAGCCCAATCGCCACCGACGGCAGCAGAGCAGCAATCGCTTTCGGGTTAAAGCCGCCCTTGTACCAGTAAATCCCCTTCGGCGTATCATCAAACAGGTCATCAACCGAAATCTGGCTGCGCTTAATCAGGTAGAAATCCGCCAGCAGAATCCCGAACAGCGGCCCGATAAACGCGCCCAGCACGTCCAGCGTATAGTGGATCAGCTCCGGTGACTGGAACAGATTCCACGGCGTCAGCAGTACCGATCCGACTGCCGCAATCATCCCGCCGGTGCGGAAGCTGATTTTCTGCGGAGAACAGTTAGAGAAGTCGAACGCCGGGGAAACGAAGTTCGCCACAATATTAATACCGATGGTCGCGATGATCATCGTCAGCAGCCCAATTGCCACGGCCAGATCGTTACCCACCATGCTGACGGTTTCAATCGGGTCAGTAATCATGCGGCCAAACAGCGACTGCGTGCCGGAGACAATCACCACGGTAACGATCGAAAACAGCAGGAAGTTGAACGGCAGGCCCCAGCGGTTGCCACGGCGGATCTCGCTCAGGCTTTTACCGTAGCGCGAGAAGTCACCAAAATTAAGCAGCGGGCCGGAGAAGTAAGAGACCACAAGCGCAGTGGCGGTGATCATCTGCCAGGCTTGCTCCCCGCCGGTCAGCGATTTACTCGCCAGCGTCAGAGAGATACCGCTGAAACCCGTTTTGTATACAATCCATCCCGCCAGCGCCACCATCACCACGTACACCGCCGGACCGGCGATATCGATGAAGCGCTTGATGGCGTTCATTCCATGCCAGAACACCATCGCCTGCAGGAACCACATAATCCCGAAGCAAATCCAGCCCAGCTGCGACAGGCCCAGCCACGAAGATTGTGTCAGGGTGCTCAGCGCCGGCCAGAACTTAAGGGAGACCAGCATCAGCGCATTCGCCGCCAGGTAGGTCTGAATACCGTACCAGGCAAAAGCGATCAGACCGCGGATCACCGCCGGGATATTAGCGCCAAAGACGCCAAACGCCTGGCGGCAGATCACCGCATAAGGCACGCCAGCCATCTGACTCGGTTTCGCCACCAGATTGGCGCACAGCTGCACAATGCAGATACCGGCCAGCAGGCAAAGCAGAACCTGCCAGCTGGCGAGCCCGAGCGTAAAGAAGCTGGCCGCCACCACATAACCGCCCATGCTGTGTACATCGGACATCCAGAAAGAAAAGATGTTGTACCAGCTCCAGTTCTGGTCTCGCGTCGGCGCCAGATCCTCATTGCACAGCCTTGGGCTGTAGTTGGCATTGGCTTCAGCAGCTGCTGCCTGGGAAGACACTTCACTATTTGGCATGAAACCTGCTCCTCTGAATACAGTTATCAATAAACCGGGTTGCAGGAGACATTGCAGGATCCAGGCCAGATTGTAATTTCGTGTATACAAAAGTTGTGATTCCTGTGTACGCTTCTTGACAGAAATGATGTTGACCGGAGTAGGGGATGAAGAGTGAAAGCGGGCTGAAA
This window harbors:
- a CDS encoding class I SAM-dependent methyltransferase, translating into MKPAKTRHIRHVPESWSQIPCGEYYRDALSHQLRPSLAKLYGFHLLKVGSLSAEIDTESCAISHQVNVGLSGDNLQVHADPLSLPFESKSVDACLLAHTLAWSSDPHRVLREVDRVLIDDGWMIISGFNIFSALGVGKLIPGLHRKVPWNSRMFTQMRLMDWLSLLNYEVIHRSRFQVLPWNRQGGKVISTHLPALGCLNLIVARKRTFPLTMNPAKKSASKRQLHAVGATSQYREGRRG
- the gloB gene encoding hydroxyacylglutathione hydrolase, whose translation is MNLTSIPALQDNYIWTLNDAAGRCLIVDPGEAAPVLRALAKNRWQPVAILLTHHHHDHVGGVPELLAHYPDLTVYGPEETRDKGANAIVNEGDSVDVLGCNFTIYATPGHTLGHISYFSFPYLFCGDTLFSAGCGRLFEGTAEQMFQSFQKLNQLPADTLVCCAHEYTLSNLTFAQAIFPQDAEISRYYREIKELRAKNGVSLPTKLGFERKINLFLRTQHVELQRTIGLETTPQHEWQVFAALREKKDRF
- a CDS encoding class I SAM-dependent methyltransferase translates to MATKHHDNVDKQFGEQANAYLTSAVHASGRDLVRLAERLFGASDAKVLDMGCGAGHASFVAAQHVKEVIAYDLSEKMLAVVRESADERGYHHLSTQQGYAESLPFADAAFDIVISRYSAHHWHDVGSALREVCRVLKPGGRVIFMDVSAPGNPVLDIWLQTVEALRDTSHVRDYSPGEWLTLMTEAGLAVQALSQDKLELEFSSWTARMRTPEVMVQAIRAYQQAAPDDVQNYYALRPDGSFSTDIIFIEALRP
- the mltD gene encoding murein transglycosylase D → MKAKAILLASVLLVGCQASRHDANIPEQHAQSLSSAGQGENGQYSDSMLSPRWQDDGTSLAQDKDLWNFISDELKMKVPDNYRIREQKQKYLKNKSYLHDVTLRAEPYMYWIVEQIKQRKMPMELVLLPIVESAFDPHATSSANAAGIWQIVPQTGKNYGLKQTQWYDGRRDVVASTKVALDMMQRLNGMFDGDWLLTVAAYNSGEGRVLKAMKANKARGRPTDFWSLALPKETTVYVPKMLALGQLLKNSKRYGIRLPAPNESRALARVEVGQQIELTQAAEMAGMSLSKMKTFNSGYTRGKTAPNGPHYIMVPKSNVAKLRNSLATGDIAAVQPTSLANNSVSSGSYKVRNGDTLSGIAKRLGVPVKDLQRANNLRGASIKPGQTLSVSSSNRLADNGDSITYQVRKGDSLASIAKRHGVNIKDVVRWNSVASNSAKNIQPGDKLTLFVDNSATPDS
- the dnaQ gene encoding DNA polymerase III subunit epsilon; translation: MSTVNTTRQIVLDTETTGMNMIGVHYEGHRIIEIGAVEVINRRLTGNNFHVYLKPDRLVDPEAFGVHGIADEFLLDKPTFADIADDFLAYIKGAELVIHNASFDIGFMDYEFSKLQRGIPKTETFCQITDSLAMARKMFPGKRNSLDAICSRYEIDNSKRVLHGALLDSEILAEVFLIMTGGQTSLAFSMEGDREEQSDGETIYRIERPASGLRVVRASEAEVAAHEARLDLVQKKGGSCLWRPQEEADEV
- a CDS encoding endonuclease/exonuclease/phosphatase family protein; translation: MRKKTYAMRYVAGQPAEQIFPPGAMLHVGQALPPGAPLTTESTLKVLVWNIFKQQRAEWLSVLQNFGKDAHLVLLQEAQTTPELVRFATTNYLAADQVPAFVLPQHPSGVMTLASAHPVYCCPLREREPLLRLSKSALVTAYPLPGGQMLMVVNIHAVNFSLGIDVYSKQLGPIGEQIFHHQGPVIMAGDFNAWSRQRINALYRFSREMGLREVRFTDDHRRKAFGRPLDFVFYRGMGVAEASVLVTRASDHNPLLVEFNAHPPSLA
- the rnhA gene encoding ribonuclease HI, giving the protein MLKQVEIFTDGSCLGNPGPGGYGAIMRYGSHEKTFSAGFHLTTNNRMEMMAAIVALEALTQPCNVTLSTDSQYVRQGITSWIHNWKKRGWKTADKKPVKNVDLWQRLDSALSTHEIHWKWVKGHAGHVENERCDELARAAAGNPTFDDVGYQAGA
- a CDS encoding NCS1 family nucleobase:cation symporter-1, producing MPNSEVSSQAAAAEANANYSPRLCNEDLAPTRDQNWSWYNIFSFWMSDVHSMGGYVVAASFFTLGLASWQVLLCLLAGICIVQLCANLVAKPSQMAGVPYAVICRQAFGVFGANIPAVIRGLIAFAWYGIQTYLAANALMLVSLKFWPALSTLTQSSWLGLSQLGWICFGIMWFLQAMVFWHGMNAIKRFIDIAGPAVYVVMVALAGWIVYKTGFSGISLTLASKSLTGGEQAWQMITATALVVSYFSGPLLNFGDFSRYGKSLSEIRRGNRWGLPFNFLLFSIVTVVIVSGTQSLFGRMITDPIETVSMVGNDLAVAIGLLTMIIATIGINIVANFVSPAFDFSNCSPQKISFRTGGMIAAVGSVLLTPWNLFQSPELIHYTLDVLGAFIGPLFGILLADFYLIKRSQISVDDLFDDTPKGIYWYKGGFNPKAIAALLPSVAIGLVISFIPSLHAVANFSWFIGVALGAGSYRWIARGDLAATVAKGYNAKVAMQKE